In one Colletotrichum destructivum chromosome 2, complete sequence genomic region, the following are encoded:
- a CDS encoding Putative LEM/LEM-like domain superfamily, HeH/LEM domain, MAN1, winged-helix, which translates to MDDYEYLQPGFDSKSLTVPRLRSILVAHDIQYPATAKKPQLLQLFEDEVVPQAKKILAKQARAKRSSRGIVDAGSAQDIDSFDDYELAPPTPRATRSKSPRKATPRIKSEDYGQEAPPSVRSTKRTVRIPKTQIPEPELEPEVEQYTEPNHEPEPPKSIRKRAATPRIPKVKQEESEEDFFNRRESQYFSSENPFQSGSPAAQFIASPTGRRKTTGIDTVRSRQEDGVRRPTDGHYAEDRPKSSKKSHAFEVPINELLREEVPDLQSYEVEAGEEFTPDAQFEMEQEMAASGERAIAPRRAEPSRQRRSLSKPLWALAVALFGAYGAWYRQEKIAVGYCGLGRPATQIIPADVPVPDWAVHLVEPQCEPCPQHAYCYADYSVRCEPDFLLKPHPLSFGGLVPLPPTCEPDGEKVRRVKAVADKAIEELRERRAQFECGDSATEASSAPDTPSIDEEELKAAISAKRSKKMNKQEFDDLWVAAIGDVKGREEVEAVPKANSTSISDAYLSSSSLARLPIGCAIKRSVKLGLARHRLSIGSLMLLISVYFYIRRKYRSHKATAAQVPALVDLVLSRLATQKELGEEDIDDPWLFLPNLRDDVLRSVHSLSERDRIWTRVKAVVEQNSNVRTSQREGRSGEVGRAWEWIGPIAGDSARRRKSGRRSDPAADIKTENTPGTPESKIGVHSRWEEPRPIY; encoded by the exons ATGGACGACTATGAGTATCTCCAGCCGGGGTTTGACTCCAAGTCGCTGACGGTGCCCCGGCTGCGATCCATCCTGGTTGCCCACGATATCCAGTATCCCGCCACAGCAAAGAAGCCCCAACTCCTGCAACTTTTTGAAGACGAAGTCGTCCCCCAAGCAAAGAAGATACTGGCGAAGCAAGCCAGGGCCAAGAGATCGAGCAGGGGCATTGTCGACGCGGGAAGCGCCCAAGATATCGACTCTTTCGACGACTATGAGCTTGCCCCACCTACACCTAGAGCGACCAGGTCGAAATCGCCACGCAAGGCTACCCCCAGGATCAAGAGTGAGGATTACGGGCAagaggcgccgccgtcagTGAGATCCACGAAGAGGACGGTGCGGATTCCAAAGACACAAATACCAGAGCCTGAGCTTGAACCCGAAGTCGAGCAATACACAGAGCCAAATCACGAGCCGGAGCCGCCCAAGTCTATTCGCAAGCGCGCTGCCACTCCCAGGATTCCCAAGGTCAAGCAAGAAGAATCGGAAGAGGATTTTTTTAATCGAAGGGAGTCTCAATACTTCTCGTCAGAGAACCCTTTTCAGAGTGGTAGCCCTGCAGCGCAGTTCATTGCCAGCCCAACAGGGCGAAGGAAGACCACCGGCATAGATACTGTCAGGAGCAGACAAGAAGACGGTGTTCGACGACCGACGGACGGTCATTACGCTGAAGATCGACCGAAATCATCGAAGAAGTCTCACGCGTTCGAAGTTCCTATCAACGAGTTGCTCCGCGAGGAGGTTCCGGACTTGCAGTCTTACGAGGTTGAGGCTGGGGAAGAATTTACTCCTGATGCGCAGTTCGAGATGGAACAGGAAATGGCCGCGAGCGGCGAAAGAGCGATTGCGCCGCGTCGCGCAGAGCCTTCTCGTCAGAGACGCAGTCTCTCCAAGCCCCTATGGGCTCTTGCTGTCGCACTTTTCGGAGCCTATGGCGCATGGTATCGACAAGAGAAGATTGCTGTCGGCTATTGTGGACTCGGTCGGCCTGCTACACAAATCATCCCTGCCGACGTTCCAGTTCCCGACTGGGCTGTACATCTCGTCGAACCCCAGTGCGAGCCTTGCCCACAGCATGCATACTGCTACGCTGACTATTCCGTCCGTTGCGAGCCTGACTTTCTTCTCAAGCCGCACCCGCTGTCTTTTGGCGGCCTAGTGCCCCTTCCTCCAACATGCGAGCCGGACGGAGAGAAGGTCAGAAGAGTGAAAGCGGTGGCCGACAAAGCTATCGAAGAGCTGCGTGAGAGGCGTGCACAGTTTGAGTGCGGTGACTCTGCCACTGAGGCTAGTTCGGCGCCAGATACCCCTTCCATCGATGAAGAAGAGTTGAAGGCCGCCATCAGCGCCAAGCGAAGCAAGAAAATGAATAAGCAGGAGTTTGACGACCTTTGGGTTGCCGCTATCGGAGATGTCAAGGGCCGAGAGGAAGTGGAAGCGGTACC AAAGGCCAATTCCACCTCAATTTCAGACGCCTAcctctcgtcctcctctctcgCTCGGCTTCCGATCGGCTGCGCCATCAAGCGTTCAGTCAAGCTCGGGCTGGCAAGACATCGACTCTCAATTGGATCTTTGATGCTCCTGATCTCGGTCTACTTTTACATTCGACGCAAGTACAGGTCGCACAAGGCAACCGCGGCGCAGGTCCCCGCGCTTGTTGACCTTGTGCTGTCCAGACTTGCAACGCAAaaggagctcggcgaagaggatATCGACGACCCTTGGCTATTCTTACCCAATCTCCGCGATGACGTTCTGCGGTCGGTGCATTCTCTCAGCGAGCGAGATCGTATCTGGACCCGAGTCAAGGCTGTCGTCGAGCAAAACAGTAATGTTCGGACCAGTCAAAGAGAGGGACGCAGCGGCGAGGTTGGTCGTGCATGGGAGTGGATCGGACCTATCGCTGGAGACAGCGCTAGAAGGCGCAAGAGTGGACGTCGTTCGGACCCTGCAGCGGATATCAAGACGGAGAATACCCCTGGGACGCCGGAGAGCAAGATTGGCGTGCATTCGAGGTGGGAGGAGCCGCGACCTATCTACTAA